The window AATTTTAGTTACCAGAGGTGGAGGCCGTGGCCGGCGTGGAGGCTGCTGCACGCCGGGTCCTGCAGGTTGGGCTGCGTCGGCTGCAGCCGGAACCCGGCGGCTTCGGCGGCGTGGAGCTGAAGCTGCGGGGACGTCAGCTGCAGCGCGGTGCTCGACGACTCCTCGCCCGTGTAGTACGGCGTCGCCGGGAAGGCCGGCGTCAGCATCGACAGCACCGGCGGCATCACCGCCATCTTCCCGTCACTGCCATGCTGGTTCTCGCTGATCTGTAGAACAAGGGCGCGCAACACCAACAAATCATTATAAATTTACACGTACGTGCATGCATATGCTTGCTTCAACAGAAATTTCCCATTGGTTAAGGCAGGATTGATCGATTACCATGCGGCACAGGAAACTGTTCTGATCTTCCAAGATATGCTCCTGTCAATTGATCAGTCAATTAGCAACGCTCACATAGCGATCAACCATTTCACACATAGACACCAGATCAATAGCAGATGCCAAAATGAGCAATTGATAATTCGTTATATACCTTGCGACGTAAGTTGTCGAGCTGCTGGTTCAGGAGCTGATGCTGCAACAAGCCAAGAACACGGCAGTAACACAAGACATGAATTAGCCGGGTAATTAGCAGTAAACCCTAAATAGGAAAAGTTCATGTGCTGCAAGTTAGTAAAAGTAACCAGTTCATATCCTGGCATGCATTGCCCTTTTTACCTTTCTTGCACGGACTTTGGCGACGGAGAACTCGAGCTGCTGCTCGATGTCATTGACgtcggcgagggagagggaggagaggtcATCGCCCGTGTACCTCCGGATGGCGCCATCCAGCTTCTCCATCTCGTTCCTCATCCGTGTCATCTCCACAAATATTTGCTGGATCCATCCATGCATAACAAACAGTATAAATTTCCCAGTGCGCAGTCAGTTTGTAGATGTGCTGAATGCTGGCAAATTAATTACTAACAGTAGTAATAAGTGATTTTTGGTGTGTACCTGATCGTGGTTAATCTCCTCGAACTGACTGTTGGTGGCGTTCTGGTACTGCTCAATGAGATCCCTCAAGCTACATCATCGGATAGTTGAACAAGTATGTTAGTTACATAATTCAGTTAACTAGTTTGCTGGTGATGGCTATCTACATCTACTTAATTCAGTTATACTCTGTCAGTAATTTCATGCAAAACAGGGTCTAATTGTTGACAAACATCAGATAAAGATTATCTAGGAAACTGGTTCAGTTTTGTGCATTTTCTTGATGCATGCCATGCATCTATCATGTGAATGATTGAACAAGTTTAGTTAGGATATCATATCTTGGACACTTGGAGCCAGCTGCACCAGATTTGTAGTAGCAAGCCCTAGCTTCTACTCAAAAATTTGGTGTTCTTCATAGTAATGCTTCTACTCAAAAATCTGTCTGAATCGTGAGCTTGACTCATCTCGGAATAAGAACACAGTGAGTTTATAAAAGATTAAATGCATGCTTTGCTGACAGATTAACATACACAATTAACTTGATCCAAACAGACAAGCAAATCCAGGCTTACGTGACATGCATATACTCGACAAAAATACGATCAACACCACTCGATCTCCCTAAACAGATCGTAAAATCATACTAAAGGTAGAAGACTGAAGACCACATGCTAGAAGAAACATACTAACTACTACTAGTAGATCCGGTTCTCCAAAATACTGGAAAGAAAGAAGTAGATGGTAGCAGCTCGAGGAAAGAGAAGCTAATAAATCAATTAATAAGAAAGACGGACCTGGAGGCGGGGCTGGAGTACTCGAACATCCtgccggtgctggagaagatgacgaCGCCGACGCGGGCGTCGCAGAGCACGGCCAGCTCGTTGGCCTTCTTGAGCAGCCCGCCCCGGCGCTTGGAGAAGGTCACCTGCCGGTTCGTGGCGTTCTCGATCCGCTTGATCTCGATCTTCCCGCGACCCATCTCCGCAACCGCAACCGCGACGATCGATCCAACCAGAGGAACCAAGCTATGGCTTTGCGCGTCTCCGGCCCCTTGGTCTCTCCCCCCCTGCTGCagcaacaagaagaagaacgagggtTAATCGTCTTCACGAGCTAGCCCCCTCATGCATCAATCAAACCGAGTGGATCTGATCGAACAACACAATCACACAAGCAgaccaaaagagagagagaaagaaagaaacaaaatcATGCGGAGCTAGCAGCTAAAAAAGCCGGATGCGGATGCAGCCCTCTTAATTTGCCAGGAACCAAAGAACTAGGAAGCCGATGCTCCAGCTAAAGTGGAATTTTTCACTAAATTTGCGAGGAACAAAGGGGCACTCTTTCCGGCGCGGATCATAAGAACGGAGAGACAGGGAGGGGAGGAGTAGTACTAGCTACCAGCGGTGGTGGTGATATGCACATTACCTTGTGATGTGGTTGCTTCAAAGGCTAAGGCAGGGGGTGCAGAAGGAGGGACATATATAGAAGGAGAGTGAGGTAGTGTACTGCTGCTCCTACCGCTTGGCTAGCTAGGTCTACACTCGATATCCTCACATCCTGCCTAGCCAGCTGCCCCGAGTAAGCATATGCAAAATAATGGTAAATGCCTGCAGGCAGTACCAGTTGTTAACTGGCCCTCTTGACTGGCTGTAAATAACGACGTACGATGGCTGGCTATCCTGCTTCTTTTTGGTGGTGTTTCTTTCTTGCGCGGCTGTCTAGCTGCTACCAGCATGCAAAGTGGTTGCCTTCTCTGGCTCTTGTTTGCAGTCAAtcaatttttattttgttttttgccctCCATATATAGAAGAGATCTCTATATAGGATAGAATGACGCGCAAACCCTTCTCCCCCTTCATAATTGCTTCTGATTAGCTTTCTTTTCTTGACGGCGCCTACATGATTAATTGACTACCATGCATAAAGTTAGACGGTTACATTTGCCCACAATAGCTATATGTAAGTTGACTGAATTTgcgatttgggtcagtcgatttttggaGGAAGAAACAAGTTCGGTGGAGGAAAGGAAGAAAGGTACAACCGGCGGCGATCTATCTTAGGGTGGCAGGCTCGCCGACGATCTATCTTATTAGGGTGGCAGGTTCACCGACGATCTATCTTACGGGTGGGGGAGTGCAGGTTCACCGGAAAATTATGTTCCTTGCCGAGGTTAGAGGGATGGTCGTGGGTGGCGCCAGCACGACGGTTGGGGGTGGTAGCCGTGGACAGCGCCAGCACGGCGGTGCGCGGTGGTTGGGGGAGGGCGGGAAGGCGAGGCAGGCGCGGGAACGCCGCAGGCCGCGGGAGGCGGCAGCAGGCAGTTGGGCCGGTAGTACGTCCGGCGGTTTGAAGAAGAAGATGCGCAGGAGATCTGGGCTGAAGGTTTGACAAAGAGATCTGACCGTCCATTTTTCATCCAACGACTTAAACCAAATCAATGGACCCCAAAAGAAAATTCAGACGACTGTGACCTAGCCACTCCCATAGTTGCCGATGTAAACCAGTACTGCACACCCCCACTGTATTAAGAAGGCTGCATGCAAGTGTTTGAAGCCATGGGAGGAGTATAGGACATGGTTGATTACAAGAAATGTTTGTACAGATGCATGCATTCTTTCTGTTTTTCAACACGCGCGTGTACAAATGAACGAAGGCCACATTCTCATCCCAGATAATTAATCGGGATCAAGTCTAATCATGCCCAGCCTGAGCGTGACCTGTGCATGCATCCACGGTCATACAGCATATATACAACTTTGAGCATCGGTGCATGCAATGATGCACCCTGCTGCAACATGCACGAGCCCCTGTGATACGCCGcaggtcacacacacacacacacacacacacacacacacacacacacaccagctaATTCCTCACCCTGCATCCACTGCGCAAGTCGACGACGATGTGCCATGAATACACATGAGAGTGCGCGAGGGCAGAGGCCGGCCGGGTTGCTAGCTATCTAGGCAACGATCGGTCTGCATGGCCTCACAAGGCACCACGGACAGCGACGTTCTCTGAGCTCCACCGCTGCGTCCGTCCGTAGTGTGGGCTCGATCGTAACCGCCCTCTGGCCGCGTGGCCCCACTCCGATATCGACAGGCTCATGAGGTGGCCGTGGCCGGGGTGATAGCGACACTTGCCACTGCACCCATCGATGATCGATCGGTCACCCAGGAATCAAACCCAACCCTAGCTAGCTACAGTAGCTGCTGCAACTCATGCAGGGCATATTGACCGGCCTCCACAGTGGTTGCGCAGAGGCGTAGTTGGACCACTCTGGAATTAACCTCACTAGTGTAGTATATACTACTCCATAAAAAACATAATCGGGCTCAAGTCAGTGTTTCGGTCCGTATACAAGCAATAGATTGAGTTGTTCGTTTAAGTCTGCTCACTCGTTCTCCGGTCGAGTCCAGTCCAGAAGATGTGCCTGGTTCCCAAACTCCCTCTCCTCTCGAACAATGGCATCTAGCGAGCGCCACCAGCCAACAGCACGAGGCTGATAGGGCACCCGCTGACGGCGACAGATAGGCGATCGGCGAAGGACGCTCGTGctggtgggtggcggcggcggatagGTCATAGGTGACTAGCAAAGGGTGCATCCACACAGACACAACCCTATTAGGCTGAGCACTACTTGTTTTCTATTCTAGTCCAATCTAAAGTAAGATGTTTGTTCTCCTTTAACTGAAAGTATGATTTTGTTTTGCTATGAAGATTTGAACATGTTGAAAGTGCAAGCTTTAAAGTTTTTACAATCGATAATTGGTAAAATGAACTGATTGAATCATTAGGGATTTGTTCCAACTGATAGTTAATAATCAACTTTGAACTATTAGAAAATTAAGAGCGGATGCGAGTGTTAATGTGGGTGTTTCTGTCACACACAAGTGGCCACAATTCTGGTGTGAATTAACTTTTTTGGTATATGCAAAGATTAGTCTCGAATTGTAAAACAAGTAACCAAAGGTTGAAACAAAGTAACGAGCATAGAAAAGTAAATAACATAAAATTAAAGTAATTAAAGTAAATCGTCAGTTTGTCTACAGTAGGAGGTTAGGCATTGGAAACTCGGACCATGGTGTACATTAGATATGCCGTGTATCGGTAATACTAATTACCTTTTTATGTGATTATACTCTTCGATTATATGTTCAGTAGGTAGGTCATCCTTGAATAGTTGAACTCCTCTATCAGGGATTGTTCTCCTATATTGTCCTGCACCAACGCTATCACATGCATGGTCATTTCGGCAATTAAAGTCGTAAAACCGGACCAATGCTTTAATGTGGTTATCCTCATACTGTCTTCACTCCTTATAGATACCAACACCCAGTGGCGTAGCTGCGGGGTGGATAGGGTGGTCTATGGAGCACTCTGTAAATCGGCCCAGTACTTCACTGTAGCTGTGCAAAAACTATACTTCACTATAGTTGTAAACAAAACAAGCAGGCCACAGCGCACGCTCAAGGCTCAAGCCGAAAATGAACGATTACATGATTGATTGCTAACTCCCATGTTTCATTTGTACATTCTATAGATGTTGTTGTCTTAACTATCCATGGATGTCCGGACGTGATGCCTAAGTGCAATTATGTAATGTATAATCATACTCATAAAAATTCCAATTTAATCGATAAGAAATTGTAATTTGTTCACCATGCCATGTTACCTTTATTTGAAGAGCTGCCGCTAGCAAAACTATGGATCCAATCCATTCATCCTTACTTCTTTCAACCTCGATAATTGTActtttaatttctttttctctaggtcAGTTTTGATTCATGCATCTCTGTGATGCCATGATGCCTGCTTTCAGATAGGGTTCATTTTCATATTTATTAATATGAATCAGAGGGAGTATCAAAATTTGCAGACATCTTATTAAAACATTTAATTAATTGTCGGTTTGATCAAATAGAAAAAGAAGCTACAAGTCCATTTTGAGCAGCCGACCGAGTGTAAGAAAATCTTCGTAGGCTAATtgggttgtgaaggaaatatgccctagaggcaataataaagttattatttatttccttatttcatgataaatgtttattattcatgctagaatgtattaaccggaaacataatacatgtgtgaatacatagacaaacatagtgtcactactatgcctcttcttgactagctcgttaatcaaagatggttaagtttcctaaccatagacatgagttgtcatttgattaacgagatcacatcattaggagaatgatgtgattgacttgacccattccgttagcctagcacttgatcgtttagtatgttgctattgctctcttcatgacttatacacgttcctataactatgagattatgcaactcccgtttactggaggaacactttgtgtgctaccaaacgtcacaacataactgggtgactataaaggtgctctacaggtgtctccgaaggtacttgttgggttggcgtattccgagattaggatttgtcactccgattgtcgaagaggtatctctgggccctctcggtaatgcacatcactataagcgttgcaagcattgtaactaatgagttagttgcaggatgatgtattacggaacgagtaaagagacttgccggtaatgagattgaactaggtattgggataccgacgatcgaatctcgggcaagtaacataccgatgacaaagggaacaacgtatattgttatgcggtttgaccgataaagatcttcgtaaaatatgtaggagccaatatgagcatccaggttccgctattggttattgaccggtaacgtgtctcggtcatgtctacatagttcttgaacctgtagggtccgcacgcttaaggtttcgttgacagttttattatgagtttatgagtttgatgtatcgaaggttgttcggagtcctggatgtgatcacggacatgacgaggagtctcgaaatggtcgagacataaagatcgatatattggacgactatatttggacaccgaaaaggttccgggtgagattgggataataccggagctccggaaggttatcagaaccccctgggaggtatatgggccttattgggcattagtggaaaggaggggaaaggagcaaaggagggggcaccccccccaagcccaatccgaattgggaggggggccggcccccctttcctccctccctccctcctcttccttccctctccctctcctaataggaaaggggggagtcctactcccggtggggattggactccccccctagggcgcgccaccccccttttccggccccctcctccactcctttatatacgggggagggggcaccccatagacacaacaattgatctcttgatctcttagccgtgtgcggtgcccccctccaccatagttctcctcgataatattgtagtggtgcttaggcgaagccctgcgacggtagaacaacaagaccgtcaccacgtcatcgtgctgacggaactcttccccgacattcgtctggatcggagtacgggggacgtcatcgagatgaacgtgtgcaagaactcagaggtgccgtagtttcggtgtttgatcggtcgggccgtcactagtagaaaaagggtcaaacgtgcagcacattagttccggtttgtattagagccggcactaatgtatacattagtgccggttccaacggctagccgggtcgctctcattagtaccggttcgtggctaacctttagcaccggttcgtgccacgaaccggtactaatgagggtggtggcaggatgttgtcagtctgggccccctccagcacctttagtaccggttcgtgccacgagccggtactataggtcctcctgcatataaacccttcgtccagctcgctctgttcttccccctttcccctctcctctcctctctgttcttcctcttctcccctcgagctcatcacacattttacccaaaatttgtcaagatttgaaggcccccatccattcaagtgatcacaaaggttagcaactttgtcctttcatctctcattgctagattagctcttcccatgctttgtatagttactaatttgtgagtttagtaatttgggaggaaatatatatatgtgctagtatttgatttgtatgcaatttgaggtcaaaaataacacttagtttgcatatgtaggtgtggtttacttagtgccttctaaatcaccgtcgtaaccaccatcaatcgcccgcaccgtcccgtcaccggcaccaccttgtggtgagcctcttgttcatgaaattttatataacaaattgatgtttgtgtgatttggatatatagttaatcatgtaataattatcttacccgtacgttgtttgttatacatagtgccatggtgttgatatccgtccccgtcggccctcgtccttgttatgattcggatgtggtatattctcttttagaactatttgttgcatttcgtgcttatgacaaattatgcccatcaagttgacatagatatttttatctaggaggtatgtaaaccggaaattccaaccgaccctattgtcgagaggttaaatttagttgaaagagaaaacgagtacttgaaagaaaaattgaaaagaattgagggggagaagatggaattggagttgcatgttgccgatgtcgtcgatgatcacaagatcaagatggagaaaatgcgcttgaagaatagaaagattagaaaatatgccatcgatagtgaggcttggtatcattatgctgttggatcaattgttacattagttgcgatcttgatcgcatttgttgttgcatttaaatgctttagctagagagttatttgtttgttgcatttaagtgttgtatgaactttatgtatgaacttgtattaatttggtctattcggtgttgtgtaacgaagatgagccggcaatggatgtacgatgaccgatgctctccccagttcgttgagggcgtgcatacttttctgcttgcggctgaggcaaacaagcgggcggatggttttatgccttgtccatgtgctggctgtaagaatggtcgcaattactctacgtcaagaaccattcatgtccacctgtttgagtccggtttcatgccccactataatgtttggaccaagcacggagaaagaggggttatgttggaagacaatgaagaagaagaggacgacgacagctatcctggccatgggttccctgaatatgatgatacaacaatgggggaagaagctgagccggtaatgcgtgaagaagctgagccggcaatgcgggaagaagctgaagaagaggcatcagatgagcccgtcgatgatctaggttgggccattgccgatgcaaagagaaactgcgcaagtgatttggagaagaagaagttgcagcgcatgttagaggatcacaaaaaattgttgtacccgaattgcgtaggtgacaagaaaaagctgggcaccacactagaattgctgcaatggaaggcagagaatggtgtatctgacaagggatttggaaagttgctggtaatgataaaggatatgcttccaaaggacaacgaattgcccgagagtacgcacgaagcaaagaaggttgtctgccctctagggttagaggtgcagaagatacatgcatgccctaatgattgcatcctctaccgcggtgagtacgaggatttgaacgcttgcccggtatgtggtgcattgcgctataagatcagccgcgatgagcctggtgatgtcgagggcgagcgccccaggaataagattcctgccaaggtgatgtggtattctcctataataccacggttgaaacgtttgttccaaaacaaagagcatgccaaggcgatgcgatggcacagagaagaccgtaagaaagacgaaaagttgagagtacccgctgacgggtcgcagtggagaaaaattgaaagaaagtacgggaatgagtttgcagatgacgcaaggagagtatggtttggtctaagcgcagatggcattaatccttttggggagcagagcagcaaccatagcacctggcctgtgactctatgtttgtataaccttcctccttggttgtgcatgaagcggaagttcattatgatgccagtgctcatccaaggccctaagcaacccagcaacgacattgatgtttacctaaggccattagttgaagaactcttacaactgtggaatggaacaggtgtacgtgcgtgggatgagcacatgggggaagaatttgacctaaaggtgttgttgttcgtgaccatcaatgattggcctgctctcagtaacctttcaggacagacaaacaagggataccgcggatgcacgcactgtttggatgataccaacagtatatatttgaatagttgtaagaagaatgtgtacctgggacatcgtcggtttcttccgagcaggcatcccgtaagaaagaaaggcaagcatttcaaaggtgaggcggatcaccgggcgaagcctcgccaccgtactggtgctgatgtacatgatatggtcaaggatttgaaggtgatatttggaaagggtcctagcggacaacctgttccgaaggacgcggacggacgcgcacccatgtggaagaagaaatccatattttgggacctgccatattggaaagacctagaggtccgctccgcaatcgacgtgatgcacatgacgaagaatctttgcgtgaccctgcttggcttcttgggcgtgtatgggaagacaaaagatacacctgaggcatgggaggaccagcaacgtatgcacggagaagacggcatacatcagggtcatgcaagctacgctcttaccaaagaagagaaggaaatcttctttgaatgcctgctcagtattaaggtaccgtctggcttctcgtcgaatataataaacatggcagagaaaaagtttcagaacctaaagtctcatgactgccacgtgattatgacgcaactgcttccggttgcattgaggggtcttctaccggaaaacgttcgattagccattgtgaagctatgtgcatttctcaatgcaatctctcagaaggtaatcgatccagaaatcataccaaggttacagaatgatttggtgcaatgtcttgtcagtttcgagttggtgttcctaccatccttcttcaacatcatgacgcacgtcctagttcacctatgcgaagagattaacgttttgggtcctgtatttctacataatatgttcccctttgagaggttcatgggagtcttaaagaaatatgttcataaccgtgctaggccagaaggaagcatctccaagggccatcaaaatgaggaggtcattgagttttgtattgactttattcctgaccttaagccgattggtgttcctgaatcgcggcataagggcagactggatggaaaaggcacgctaggaggggaacaaataatatgtatggaccgacattctctcactgaagcacactacacagttctacagaattccaccttggtggctccgtatatggatgaacacaagaatttgctacgctccaaacacccggagcggtctgatgactggattacacgtgaacaaaccaggagtttcgccaactggttgtagacacgtaccatgcatgacacctctattgaagatgacctgtacttgctgtcccagttaccatcttcgaatataatgactttcaaagggtacgagataaatggtaatacattttacacgatcgcccaagataagaagagcaccaaccaaaatagtggtgtccgctttgatgcagaaaccaagacgggaaaggaaacatattatggttatatacaggacatatgggaacttgattatcgacgtggtttaaaggtccctttgtttcggtgcaaatgggtcaatatgacacgaggcggggtaacggaagacccgcagtatggaatgacaatagtggatctcaacaatcttgcgtatgcagacgaaccattcgtcctagccaatgatgtggcacaggttttttatgtgaagggcatgtctaccaagccaagaaaaagaaaagataaggaagcgaatgcatcgtacgatgagccaaagcggcacatagttctttctgggaagagaaacatcgtgggagtggatgacaagacagacaagtcagaagattatgataagtttgatgaaattgctccattcacagtgactattgacccgagcatcccgttaaatgatgaagattttccatggttacggcgcaaagggacacacgcgaagaaaaagtttcacacccaaagatctgggatgtgatcggcttcactatcatcactttcttctgtgtttcacacccaggagggaatgtctgtaatagttagggtagttatgtcttttg is drawn from Triticum dicoccoides isolate Atlit2015 ecotype Zavitan chromosome 6B, WEW_v2.0, whole genome shotgun sequence and contains these coding sequences:
- the LOC119323719 gene encoding MADS-box transcription factor 29-like isoform X1: MGRGKIEIKRIENATNRQVTFSKRRGGLLKKANELAVLCDARVGVVIFSSTGRMFEYSSPASSLRDLIEQYQNATNSQFEEINHDQQIFVEMTRMRNEMEKLDGAIRRYTGDDLSSLSLADVNDIEQQLEFSVAKVRARKHQLLNQQLDNLRRKEHILEDQNSFLCRMISENQHGSDGKMAVMPPVLSMLTPAFPATPYYTGEESSSTALQLTSPQLQLHAAEAAGFRLQPTQPNLQDPACSSLHAGHGLHLW
- the LOC119323719 gene encoding MADS-box transcription factor 29-like isoform X2; amino-acid sequence: MGRGKIEIKRIENATNRQVTFSKRRGGLLKKANELAVLCDARVGVVIFSSTGRMFEYSSPASSLRDLIEQYQNATNSQFEEINHDQQIFVEMTRMRNEMEKLDGAIRRYTGDDLSSLSLADVNDIEQQLEFSVAKVRARKHQLLNQQLDNLRRKEHILEDQNSFLCRMISENQHGSDGKMAVMPPVLSMLTPAFPATPYYTGEESSSTALQLTSPQLQLHAAEAAGFRLQPTQPNLQDPACSSLHAGHGLHL